The Methanococcus voltae PS genome segment AATTTTATCCGACGTTATATATTTAGAAGGGGGCTGATTTAAAACTTTATTAATTTCAAGTTTTTTAATCTCTTCCGATTTAATCTTACTAAAAACGGCATAAGAGTATATTTTAGGGGGCATTTCAAATTTATTCGAATTTTCAATGTTTTTGGTATTTATTTTATTTTTTTTACTTTTCTCCTTTTTTTCCCTAAATATTTCATCGTTATAAATCAAATCTTTTAATTTATTAAAATAGATATTTGATATAACTATTGGATTTTTAAAAGTCTTATTATCAATTGTTTCCACTTGGTGGGAATTTATATTCTTTAAATATCCTATTTTCCAATCTTTGACTTCTAATATACAAACCCCTTTAAAACTATCTATCAATATAAAATCAGGTTTTAAACCACAGACTGACTGTTGTAAATACAATACACAGTTCCTATTGCCTTCATAATTGTCAATTTCTGAGTATATTTCTTTTATCTTATTTAATAGTTTTAGTTCTCCCTTTTTAAGCCCGTATACGTCATCTGGTATTATATCAATTCCCATTTTAAAACCCAATTCTCAATTTTTATAATTTAAACTTAAATAATATATTTCACTATTTTATTAAATTATTTAAAAATATTGTTTAATTAGTATATAAACTGTTGTCCCAGAAATAACGTATATAATAGAATATAATAATTAATTTAAGTTTTAAAAAAGAAATAACTGAAAAAATAATAAAAATAAGAAATAATTAAAGATTAGAATGATTTAGACTAATATATCATAATTTATTTTAATTATATTTTATATCTTCGAATTTATCAATCTTAAAATTTCTTCTTCCGTGAATTTATGTAATTCTTTTAATTTTTCCAAGTCTTCGCCAGTTTCATGCTTTAGTAACGTTTCAATCATTTTTAAATGTTCTTTTAGCGAATTAAGGTCATCATCTTCCGAACTTCGGGTAATCAATTCTTTAATTTCGTCAATACATGGTTGGATATTTGTCATAGTCACCCCTCCCCATTTATCCACGTATATAATTATATAAATTTTTGTTTTTATGAGTTACGGTGATGAGTAATAAAATAGTAACCAAAATAATAAAATAATAAAATAATAAAATAAAATAATAAAATAATAAAATAAAATTAAATTTTAAAATCTTTTCTTAAATTATCAATATCTCTTTTAACATAGACGTGCATTGAAACACTATGATGAGTATACTTTTTTAATGGAATGTTCAATTTATCAGCAACAGTTTGACCAAGTGCAATTAAACCAAGTGCATTAGCGTGGAAAGCTAAATATGCGTCATTACTTCTAAATAAAACAGTCATATATAGCTCATCGTTTCTCACTAAAAATTCGATAAACTGCAAGCAAGGAACGTCTTTAACTTGTGTATCAATGTATGGATTCCACGTAATAGCTATAGCCCTTCTAGAACTGTGATTTTCCGAAAGCTTACCTACAATATAGTCTATTTGGTCAAATTTCTCGGTTTTATCTTGATTTGGGTATTCAAAAATACGTTCATGGTAGTCGTAAACAAATTCTGTACTACAGCCATTTATAAGCTGATTAGTATATGATTTAATCGCATTTTCACCGAGAGGATATTTTGAAGACACATCCATATTTGCAGGGTCTGTAATCTCAATAACGGTATTCATAATTTCCTTACATTTTTGACCGTCTTCTGTAGTCATATCAATACCTTCATTTAATATTTTAGGTATCAATTCTTCAAAAGCGTTTTTAACAGATTTCTTTTTTAAAATTAACAATATAACACCTTTAAACTTAAATTTAAACTTAAATTTAAACTGAAGTTAAACAGAAATTAAGCTTAATTTTTTTAATTATTTAATATTTAAATTCAATTCTATATAAATCATTTAGTTTTAAATAGTATTAAATTTATTTTTCAATACCTATTCA includes the following:
- a CDS encoding thymidylate synthase encodes the protein MLILKKKSVKNAFEELIPKILNEGIDMTTEDGQKCKEIMNTVIEITDPANMDVSSKYPLGENAIKSYTNQLINGCSTEFVYDYHERIFEYPNQDKTEKFDQIDYIVGKLSENHSSRRAIAITWNPYIDTQVKDVPCLQFIEFLVRNDELYMTVLFRSNDAYLAFHANALGLIALGQTVADKLNIPLKKYTHHSVSMHVYVKRDIDNLRKDFKI